A region of the Thermoanaerobaculia bacterium genome:
GTCGCGCGAAGCGTCGTCGCGGGGCCCGTTCCCGACCGCGCGATCGTCCCGCTGTCGGAGGCACGGCTCCTCGCTCCGATCCCGCGGCCTCCCTCGATGCGCGACGGCTACGCCTTCCGGCAGCACGTGGAGACCGCCCGGCGCAACCGGGGTCTCCCGATGATCGAGGAGTTCGACCGCTTTCCGGTCTTCTACTTCACGAACCACCAGGCGGTGATCGGCCCCGGCGAGCTCCGCGTCGGAAGGCGGCGCCTCGAAAGGCTCGACTTCGAGCTCGAGGTCGCGGCCGTCGTCGGACGCGAGGTTCGCAACCCGACCCTCGAGGAGGCGGACGACGCGATCTTCGGCTACGCGATCATGAACGACTTTTCCGCGCGCGCTCTCCAGATGGAAGAGATGAAGCTGAACCTCGGCCCCGCCAAGGGGAAGGACTTTGCGACCGCGATCGGGCCGTGGCTCGTCACCCGCGACGAGCTGGCCGACCGCTTGACGCCTTCAGCCGCCGGCAACGTCCTCCACGCCGGGATGACGGCCGAGGTGAACGGCGTTCGCGTGTCGCGGGGCGACGCCGCCGACATGCACTGGACGTTCGCGCAGATCCTCGAGCGCGCCGGCGACGGCGTCACGCTCTTCCCCGGCGACGTGATCGGCTCCGGGACCGTCGGGACCGGCTGCTTCCTCGAGTTGAACGGCTCGAAGATCACGCACGACCAGTGGCTGCATCCGGGGGACGCGATCTCGCTGTCGGTCGAGGGCCTCGGGACGCTGACGCACCGGATCGTCGAGGATCCCCGATGTTGATACGCGACGGGCTCGACGATCTGTACGCCTACAACTCCTGGGCGAACGACCGGATGATCGCTTCCGTCGAGACGCTCTCGGAAGAGGAGTACGCGCGCGTCCTCGGCGGCGGGTGGCCGTCGGTCGCCGACACGCTCGCGCATCTCGCCTCCGCCACGCGGGCCTGGGACGAGCGGCTCGGCGGGCGGTCCCCCGAGCGGCTGCTGACCGGGGCCGATCTGCCGCGCCGCGACGACGCCGTCGCGATGCTCCACGCGGCGGACACGGCGCTCGCCGGGCGCGTCCGGAGCTCGACCGCGGAGGATCGCGAGAAGATCCTCGCGTACACGAATCTCCAGGGAAAGACGAAGAAAGTGCCCGTCT
Encoded here:
- a CDS encoding fumarylacetoacetate hydrolase family protein, which encodes MKLVTFERGGRESIGAVAEQGIVPFGALVPELDVPMLELVRRSPALLPVARSVVAGPVPDRAIVPLSEARLLAPIPRPPSMRDGYAFRQHVETARRNRGLPMIEEFDRFPVFYFTNHQAVIGPGELRVGRRRLERLDFELEVAAVVGREVRNPTLEEADDAIFGYAIMNDFSARALQMEEMKLNLGPAKGKDFATAIGPWLVTRDELADRLTPSAAGNVLHAGMTAEVNGVRVSRGDAADMHWTFAQILERAGDGVTLFPGDVIGSGTVGTGCFLELNGSKITHDQWLHPGDAISLSVEGLGTLTHRIVEDPRC
- a CDS encoding DinB family protein — encoded protein: MLIRDGLDDLYAYNSWANDRMIASVETLSEEEYARVLGGGWPSVADTLAHLASATRAWDERLGGRSPERLLTGADLPRRDDAVAMLHAADTALAGRVRSSTAEDREKILAYTNLQGKTKKVPVWAVFRHAVNHASYHRGQIASMVRMLGYEPKATDLVFWAIVNTSQE